In Fusarium verticillioides 7600 chromosome 6, whole genome shotgun sequence, the sequence TACTTAATTAAATACTATTACTAAGTAATAAAACTTAATTAAAGTAAAGAAATATATATAGCTTAAGTATACTTAAGATTTAAGTTTAAAGTTAAAGATATTATAGTAAATATTTAGCTTTATAAAATTAGGAAACCTAAAACACGAAACGCGTCGCTATAGAACATCACCCGTTTTAATCGACCTCCTTGGTCAATTGACATGATTTGAACCACCAGTTGCATCGATACTAAAATCGCAGAATATGCATGTCTATTGAGACTCTGTAAAAGCGAGGATGGCAGAGAAGTTACTTGTTGCTCGACTATTCGTAGAAGCGGGGGTCTAGATTGTCCAAGGTCAAGTATGGCGACGTATCCGCCTTTGGATCTGGGTCCAGATCTCTGGGTGCATATCCATACCCAACGTAGTTGAACCTGTTAGTCTGGGGGTGGTCAGCATTTCGCTCGCCCCTCTCTTTGCGTAGGATACATACTGGATGGTGGTAGCGAATTTGCATGTCCTCCCAGCGGGGATCTTCAAGCGCCGTGCGGAAGTGCAAAGCACTACCTGGCCATATAGCGTCGACGTTTCCTGTCTTGCGGTTTTTGTCTAAAGTAGCACGCACAGTCAGTAAAGGTAACTAATATGTCATGGAAGTACGTTGCAAATGTACACCAGGTGTTGCAATCATCTTCCCAAACAATGCCCTTAAACCAGCTGTGGGTATGCTTGTTAAAGTCGCCCATAACTTCAGGCCTTGGTACGAAGTATTTGATATTATCGGTTTGCATCTTCCTGATGCACTTCACGGTGTACTgaacaacagcctcgagaagacctATGAGACGGACAATGTTAACGCCACGGCAGTGTCGGAGAGGATACTATTGCTGAACTTACCCATGATGCTGCCATTCTCCACTGGGCAATTGGGTCCAATGTACACTATGTTCAATCAGCGCTATACTCATCTCGTTATGAGCCTAGAGGAAGACATACTCAGATAATTGGGAATATTGGGTGCCATGACCTGCACAATCGTATTAGCAGACTCTTGACCGATTGTTGGATCATGAGCTAGGAGGATGACATACCCCCATGTAGCTGGCAGGTATGCTGGCCCACTCTTCACGCAAGTCCCTGccgccaagcccaagaagtgGAAATGGGGGGCGAAAGGAGACATCTGTTTTGTGAGGTCAGCGCAGGTTGGCAAAGCCCATATCCTAGTATCACTCACCGAAGCCTGTTGCACAGACAATGGTATCGCACTTAGTAAACTCCCCGTCGtctccaacaacaccatcttcacgGACTTTAGCGACTCCACAGAAGTGAACATTGACGTTTGGCTCTTGAATCCTGCACTTTATTAGATGTCAAACCTATAATGGGACATCTAGCTACTCACGCTTTCATGTATGCATCTCCGGGCGCAACACGTCGGCATCCAACACTGAACTTGGGGAGGTGCCCTTCAAAGAGACGATAGTCCTTGATAATCTTGCGAGTCCGCTGAGCGGTTTTCTGTGTATACGTAAAATTGCGTCAGTAGGCTGTTTGAATGTATCGGGTGAGGGTAGAAGTTAGGGGGGTTTATTCAACTCACCTCTCGCAATTGGCTGTGCAGGGGATTGTGCTTGACCATGGGATGGTGTAGCTAGGTGGTTTTGTGTCAGCCCCTGTGATATGGCCTGGAACATCACAGGTACCCTTGCATACCATCATGAATGAATTCTCGTTGCTTTTCGCGTGTGCAAAGAGAGCTTCCCGGTTTCGAGCAAACTCGGCTCTTTCTTTCTCAGTATCTTGCGTTTGCTGAGTCAGCCAAGGGTTGAATACCTTTAACCTTTCAGGTAAGCACTTACAGACATAGCCTTGAGGACGTGAGTCAAAGCCGTCTTCGTTGCCGATGAACCAGTTAGGGGAACGGACGAAAACCTCGATGTTCTTGACATGCGGCTGCATTCCCGGGACTGTCTGAAGGCTGCTGGCTCCTGAACCGATGACAGTGACAGTTTGACCGGCCCACTTGTCTTGGGTATATTCGTCCCATCTTTGACAAAAGTTAGCCTATGGTTGCTGGATGGGCATAGGATAAACTTACTGCTTCCGATCAGCTGTGTGAATCACCCGACCTTTGAACGTCTTCAATCCAGGAATGTCGGGATATTCCCACCGGTCCAGAATCCCCAACGCACCAAGCAGCATATCACAATCATCCTTAATGATTGTCTTAGAACCGTCTGGCAGCGTCTGTTCAATCTTCAAGTGCCACGTTCCGTGCTCCTCATCGAATCGAGCCTCAAACCCAAGCACGGGttagtttaatatagttGGACCTAACTGTTATATCTAGTGGCTGGATAACGCTACAGTTATATTAAGGATCTCCTTAAAAGCGAGCCTTGCGAAAGATGTCATTATTGACCTAGGAACGATAGTCGGCCCTCTTTCACTGCTGGTTCGGCTATAGTATACCGAGgtattaaatataaagttTTAATAGTAGcaagaaaagaggagaaggacataTAGAAAAAAACGCAAATAACGCAGGTTAGGATAAATCTACTCTTGCTTATATAAAGGTATAGTTCAGTAAACAAATCTTCCTCTTGATTGCCTCATGCCAGAGAAATTAAATCATCCTGCCCAGCCTTCATGTGCACTGAACAAATAGACGACCACCACGGGATTGTCCAAACAAGCCAAGCCGCAAGCCAGATATATCCAATACATCTCACCACAATCGAACTCTTAACCAGCCCGATCCGATCATTGAAGCTTTGCACCAGGTCTTCAATCATAATACCGACTGCCTGGAAAGTAAAGAACATTATAGCAGAAGATTCTTTCAGAGGCATACCAATAGTAAGATCAGGTGCTAAATGAATCAACCCTGATAGGTAAAATACAACTAAGTTCTTGGCATAGCGGGTAATTGGTGAATCCTTGGGGAGGTGCAGTAAGTTATATACAACCCAATCGGCGTGATCTGTAAGGAAACATCTCCAGGTTTGATGCCAAGAAATGCTAACAAGAGGGTCAGGATCTTTTAGTAAGATTGATAATGGAACGGAACTTACCCCCACCACCTGCGCACACTATAAGCCTCCGTAAAGGAGCCAAACCAAGAAGGCCACATGACAGGTTCACTCAGACCCAAGCCCACTAACACGACAGCGATTACGTTGTAGCAGATCTCGCTAGTAGTTCCAATTCCAGACAGCCATGTGACAGTTAAAATGGCTCTCTGGAGAAGTTCGTATAGTGTGACATCGTTCAACCGCGAGAAGAATCTAGCTTTGTTGCCAGAAAGAGAGTCGCGAGTTGGCTCGGGCTGGAGACCAATAATGGACATGTAGGCGATGGAAGCGACGATGACGCCAACGCGGGTCGCTAAAAACCGACCCCGTGATGGAATATAACTTGGATCTTTGGAGGAGAATGGGGGTGTGTTTCGGGCTGGCCTAGATGTCTTGATGCGGCGCAGATTCCACTGCATGGCGAGAGCCCATGTGAAATGGCTAATGTAGGAGCCATCGCCAGAGGCATCACTGCCGATCAAAACAGACTTGGGTGTGGTATTTTGCTGTCCCTCCTCTTTCAAGGTCTTGTACTCGGCCTTTGACAAACAGAGTAGTGAGTTGCCATTGAATGCCTGAACCCAGGAGAATGTTACGAGAAGGCATCGAATACTCGCGTTATCCGATACAGAAGAAACGGTGCGATCACCAATAAATGTCAATAGAAATATCAAGGTAGAGGCAGCTCGACGGATCCGAGCTTGATCCTTGGTCGTGAAGCCCAGGGTAGCAGTACATAGGAAGTGAGCTGCTGTAAAAGAGCCAAGTGAGAGGCCGGGCGAGGGTTGGCTTATGAGAAAATACATGGTGATTGGTAGTCGTCGATTATGATGACGAGGGCATTGAATGCTTTATTTCCTAATGGCATGTTGTATATAAATAGCTGCAATTACGTCTCCTTAGCGGATAGTTGTTAGTAGTCTGATACGGAAGCTGTCCCTTGTCCACAGGTCAATGTTGTAAATGGAAAATGAACAAGTACTTGCTTCAAAGTCGTCGGTCTAACATGTCGGTGGCCGAGAGGGCGAAGGGTTCGGGCCGCTGCTGGGATCTAAAATTGTATCCAGAGTAGACTAACTATGAAAGCGTTGCATTAGCGGCTTACCATGTACTACTTCGTGTCGCTTCCAAAAGACATCTTTAATCGCAACATCCTGTTAGACGAAGCATCCAATTCTCCCAGACGATATCTGTATTACAGCTAGGATGACTTTGAAAGGTGAAAACGAAATGGCAAAAAGTGCGGCTACCCAAGAATGCTCTTCAACAGAGGAAAGCAACGCGGCTCTTGAGAACGACAACCCAAGCACTCCGAGGACGAACTATCCCCGTGGCCTCCGCCTCACCTCTCTTATTTTCGGGCTCTGTCTCGCTGTACTCCTGGTCGCCCTCGTGAGTATTGTCGTCGACGCAGAATTTATGCTGTGTCTAACCATAGAATATACAGGATAACACAATCATTGCGACTGCGATACCTCGAATTTCCGATGacttcaagtctctcgacGACATAGGATGGTACGGCTCGTCCTACCTCCTAACAACGTGCACTTTCCAACTCTTATTCGGGAAACTATACACTTTGTTCGACATAAAGTGGGTTTTCATTATGGCAATGGCCATTTTTGAGGTTGGTTCCGCCATTTGCGGAGCTGCGCCGACGTCTGAGGCGCTTATCGTTGGACGTGCCATCGCGGGACTTGGATCTGCTGGCATATTCCAAGgggccatcatcattatcGCTTATTCTGTTCCACTAGACAAAAGGCCCATGTGTATGTGACTTTTACTTGAGTGGTGATATTATTCTAACTGGGATTTGCAGACAACGGCATGTTTGGATCTGTTTATGGCGTTGCATCTGTTATTGGGCCACTGCTGGGAGGAGCATTCGTTGACCACGTTACTTGGCGATGGTGGTAAGTTTTATTCTTAAGACAAGACTGCAGAGAGTTAACTAGCTAAAGCTTCTATATCAACCTACCGGTAGGTGCTGTCGCCATGCTTACCGCTATATTTGCCGTTTGTATCCCGAAGCAAAAGAACCCTTGTCAAGGATCCTCCTGGATATCTTATGTGGAGGAGCTGGATCCCATTGGCACCGTTTGTTTTCTTCCCGGTGTGGTATGCCTATTGCTTGCTCTGCAGTGGGGAGGAACGCAGTATTCCTGGAGTTCTGGCAAGGTCATAGGTCCACTTGTCCTTGGCATTGTCCTCCTCGTTGCCTTTTTTGTTGTACAGGTGTGGAAGGCAGACAAGGCTACAATACCGCCTCGAATATTTCGCCAAAGGACTATTGTGTCTGCGTGTATCTTCACTCTCCTGCTGAACGCTGCATATTTCGCCATCGTTTTTTATATACCTATTTGGTTCCAGGCTATCAAGGGCGTTTCTGCTGTTAAGTCAGGAATCATGTGTCTCCCTATGATTCTCTCAGTGGTCATTTTCTCGCTTGTGGCAGGGGGAGGAGTCACTGTTATCGGGCATTATGTACCCTTCGCTTACGCAAGCTGTATCTTGACCACTATTGGAGCAGGTCTCATCACAACCTTCGACACGGACACCGGCCATCCGAAATGGATTGGATATCAATTTTTGTTTGGGGCAGGAGTTGGTTGCGGTATCCAACTGGGCATCATCGCGTCCCAGGTCATTTTAGAGGAAGCTGATATTGCTATTGGAACTGCCATTATCACATTCTGCCAGATGCTGGGAGGTGCAATATCTGTATCAGCTGCTAAAAGTATCTTTGGCAATCTCCTTTGGAATAAGGTTTCACAAACGGTAGGAGGAAGTTCAAATATCATAACGCATGTTGGGGCGACCGATTTGAAGGACGCCATTGATCCTCGGTTCTATGACAGAGTTCTGGGGGCATATAACAATGCACTCACAGAAACGTGGTATGTCTCGGTAGCCCTTGCTGCACTATCGACTGTTGGAGTTATTGGTATGGAATGGAAGAGTGTTAAGAAGTCTGCCGCAGCTATGTAGTATGTCCAAGCCGTACAGCCAAGTCTTTCTACCAGTCTATGGCCGAGGTTGGATGTTCCTGGCATTCAAGTGCTTTTCAAAGGTAGTGATAGAGAATGTCACAAAGCCCGCTTTAGGATTCACGCAACTGTGAACAAGTGCACAATTAATAGTTATTTCAGTATATAGATATGTAATATAGACCAGAGTTATCATCGTAAGGCAGGTAACAATTGCCTCTATTAGCCTGGCTATGAATGTTGACCTTGTACTTATCTATGCCAGCTAAAATGCCCCTGTCATCAGATCAGGTCCCAGCTTCTattttgcagttgagacatgtggctgagagcttatttCGGTAGAGAGAACCAAGTCCCAGCTTCGGTCACCGAAGTTCAAGTGTGGTACGACATTTAGGACTGATTGCAAAACGAAGTGTCTGCATTCAAACTAGCTTCTAGCTGGGCGATTCTCGGGTCAACAGATATGGTAATTGCAGTCGAATTCCGCCACAGGCTCCCCAGCTCACGACGCAGCCACAACTTTCCAACGCCGAATAACGCCAATTATCGTCTGGGGAGCCGACTGGCCCATTTAGATCCCATTTATGACTAAACTGTCCATACCATTGCCTGCCTCTATACTTGTTACGCGAGGTGGCGTAGCCCATCAAGGTGCTCTCCTATAGCCTTTACTGGACTTGGTGGGGAGAATGAGTCCGAGGGCCAGAAAAAGTGTCCGGACCGATGGTTCTGCAGAGAACATAAAAGGCAATGGTCCATTTAAATTTACTGCAGATCATTACTCTTTCGCCCTCTCTCAAGTCTGCTGATCTGGTGTCGATCAATTATTACACGTCACATCACCATGATACCCTCCATCATTCTCTTCCCAATCTTGGGTGTCCTTGCTTCTGCGCAAACAACAACTCTTAATGTTCTCTTCCCTGTTGAGGGTATTAAGTCAGTCTACGGTACCGTAGTGGCAGCAAGTCCCCAAGTCACCACATTCGCCCTTCACTGCGGCGAAAAGGTCGACAATGTCCAATGCGAAATCATCGGCACCCAGACCGTGGTGGTTGGGCCAGAAACCTTGTCCATCAACTACTCGTTTGATGGTAACGACAAGGTTTCTTATTTGTAAGCCAATCTACTAAATAACGTCTAGTCAACCAAACTGACCTTGCATGCTTAGTTCTGAGGATCTGAActgcaagatcaagacgGCCGAGGCCAGCTGCCACATCTGGATCCAGACCGAGAACTCAGCTGGTGAAAAGGTTACCACGTCCTTGTCCAATTTCGAAATGAACACCAAAACCCGCCTGATGCCCGCTATTATCACTGAAGGAGCTGAAAAGCTCCAAGCCACAGAGGTCACCGCGACTCCCACGCCAGGTGCCATGACATCCACTGCTACAAGTCACTCACACGAGACGCACGAGGCTTCTGGGACCTCCTCAATGCCCAAGCCTACTACGTCCATAGCTACAGGTGATGCCGCTCCGGGCATGTCACTCCATGTTGGAGTGGTCGGGCTTGCCGCTGTTGCTCTAGCCTTCCTGATTATGTAGTTTAGTGATTGGATGATACATACTGGGGTACTGACtgattgttgaagaggtaATGCATTTTTTTATCTGTAGATATATCTGTTATATGAGTAGAATTCTCGAGTTTAGTTAGTATAGCTATATATAATTGAAACTAGTTGCTAAAACCCTGAGAACTCCTTGATGTTCCCATTCTAGTCAGTATATCCTTTTGCTCTGATGTCCATACTTCCTCTATCTCATCAGATAACACAGGCACCTGACCTTTTAGTTCCCTTGACACAGCTTCCACCTCACCCAGAACCCTGATTATGTTACCGCCAAGTACTTGTGTAATGACATCCTCTGAGAGCTCACGGTCTAGAAGCTTCCCAACAAGTTGCGGGTATCTGGACACATCATCCAGATCTTTTGGACCTTGTAGCATACCATCAAAATCGGAGCCAATGCCAACATGCTTAAAGCCTATCCTTTGACCTGCGTATATAATATGATCAATAACCTGATCGACCACAGCTCCCTGAACTccgttggcgttgacgaggTTAGGGAGAAAACAGATCATTATAAGGCCATTGTTTGTCTTCAGAAGATCTAGGGCCTCATCTGTGACGTTGCGAGGACTGGGTAGTAGTGAGTTACTGATTTGGTGAGACTCTTTGTTCTTTAACACTTCAGTAGATGAGGACTTACCAAGAGGAATGAGAGAAAATGACTGGGGCTTGAGAGACACCCAAGACTTGTTTCTGAGTGTCTGTAGATGTGTGCGATAAGTCGACTATCCTGCGAGGGTGAATATTAGCAGGCATAACACGAAAGGCACTCTCGACAACTCACATGCCGATACGGTTCATCTCACGTATCATTTCCAGGCCGTGGCTAGATAAACCCCCATTTTTATTCTTTCCGTTCTGAGATAGCGTTAGCCAAGTCATTAAACCGACCTCAAATACTTACCGAGGAATCAGCATATAGAttatcaccatcatgacagagAGTGATGTATCTGACACCCAGTTTGTGAAACAGTCTCACAACAGAGGAACTGTCAGCAATCTGATGTAGGCCTTCAACACCGATCAAACTAGCAATCCTTCCTGATTTGAAAATTGTTTCGATGTCCTTTGACGAGTTTACTGCTCCGAAATACTCAGAAAAGGTCTCAACGAGTAAGTGAATAGTGTCAATCTGCTGTAAAGTCTTCATCAGACACTCAAGCTTGCCGAGTGCATGGTTGGTTTTTGGACTAAGAGGAGTCAGAACAGGCACGGTAAGATCAGAATTTGGAGCTTACGAACATTGGGACGAAGGCGCTCCAAAATTGTCCACCAACGAGGCCTTTTCTCAGTCGAGTTAAATCTGTTTGGCCGATAGGCATATTATGAATCCCAGGAGAGAAAAGTTCAAAGTTGTTTCGAAACCATCCCCGGATGATGTAAGGAAAGTCATTGTGTCCATCTTTGTTCCTCGTGAGTGACGGAGTATGATGGCAACTGTTTTACTAACCGATCAATGGGACTCTTTTCAGCAGGGCATGGGCCTGCGACAAGGATTCATCAGGTGTTGGAGCCATGTTTTATCAAGTAAAAtcattgacaagcttgaACAGAACTGGGTAGCGGTGAGCCATGATTAAGTAGTTCCGACTAGATTCCTTCCACCATTCCGACCCCAGATACGGCTATGTATGGTATCGTAGTAGAGCCACATAGTGATAAAAACTAATCTAACCAATTCCCCAACCCAGGGCTTTGCGTTGCCATGCGAATCAGGTCTCTGGttcaccctcttcatcatgccattGAGTATAGGCATCCAAAAACCGATCAAGAGCGAGGCGCCGAACTCTTCGTACTTGGAAAGACTTTTGTGATACGCGGGTAAACCACGTAGATAGTCTTGGTACGAGGATGGCAGGCCGGATTCTTGGGCCCCCTGAATCAATAACCCCTGTTAGAGTCAGATCATAAGTATCCATAGCGTAGGTCCGCAATTCCTACCAGGTACCGAACGCTCGGAAGGGCTTCGGGCCGGAATGGAAATCTCGCCATCAAGGTCCGCACCGGAATCTCCTCACAAGTCGCCGCCCGCGCCGTAAACCCAGTTGAACAGGTACGAGCTATCAGCTCCATTTCGACATAGGCGACACCCGCCCCTTCGGAGACTATGAGCCGATGGTATTCTTCCCGTGAAAGTAAGTATGCCATTCCGTGTACTGACGGTGTCGCTTCTGCATCGTCGGCCGGAGTCCTCTCTCGAATGCCAGCCATGGCGGGTTCCATGTACGGGACACCGAACACGTCGAAGCAAAGTACATGCGAGGGCACAAGGACAGGCCGAGAGTCTCTTGGGCTTAGCTGCCTTCGCTCCATCGTTGTGCTGGCCATGTTGGAGCCGAAAGCAAAATACCAAACCATGTCGCTGTCCTGCATTGTGAAAAGCTGGGATTTGGAGACGCAGATGGTTAGTGCTGCTGCCGAGATGGTGCTGGCCTCGATTCCTAAATATTGTGAGTAGGTTGGACGGAGTCGATAATTCGGCCCGCGTGGCTGCTTTAGTGATCCGAATATCTTAGTTGGCACTGCGTTTAGTCTTATGTGGTGTCCTTGCCTTCACTTCCTCGTGATCATTCGAACGCAGCAGTCAAAATTTCAGCCTCATTTCACGTCTTTGCGATGGGCCTAGTACAGCATTTGACTAGCCAAGCTGCAAAGCAGCAACATATGCCCTTTCATTACGGGATTGCCTTACTACTCGTACTGACTTATGGTCTGTACCGCATGATCCAACCGAAAAAGAAGCATAATTTGCCAGTGTTTAGACTACGAGACAATAATGTGCTGGCTGTTCTTACCGAGGCGTACAAACAGGTCCGTCATTCAGTTCCCGGCCCTATTCTCAGTTTGAGAGCTGATTCGCTTTTTTAGTACCCGACTTCAGCTTTTATGCTCGAATTGCCAGGGATGGAAATGGCTGTTCTGCCACCCGCCGATGTAGACACCATTCGTGGGCTCCCCGAGTCAGTTGTGTCAATCAAGTAAGTCGACCGATGGTAGTTGGCTGTTCAATCAACTGACAGCATTTAGGAAACACCATTATGATGTTTTTCTCGGCGAATATACCTACATGGGTACCAAGTCAGACGAATTCGACTCAGCAATGCGCAACGTTCTCACTCGCAACACCCCGGCCGTTCTCGAGTCCTTCACCGATGAGGTCGAATATGCAATTTTCAACACAATCGGCCCGTGTAAAGACTGGACGCCAATTGTTGCTCGCAAGGCCATGTGCAAAGTCGCCTCTCTTATGTCTGGAAGGGCATTCGTGGGACTTCCACTAAGTCGTGAACCAGACTGGGTCGAAGCCAATGTCAATTATACAGCCGATGTCTCCAAGGCTTGGATGATTCTCAAGATGATCCCTCAGCCTATCCGGTTTTTCGTTGCCCCATTTCTCCCTCAGGTACGAAGCTTGAAGCGTCAGCGGAAGAATAATGAGGCGAAACTGGCACCACTTCTGCGAGAGAAACAGGACTCGTCTTCTGCTACTTCCGCCAGCAAGGAGAAACCTGTTGGAGGAGATTTGCTCGACTGGTTCATTTCTCAGTACAAAACGACCACAACGGTTCAGGAGCTTGGCAGAGATCAACTGCTAGCAACTTTTGCTTCAATCTACAATTTATCCAACGCCTTGACCTACATCGCCTTTGACCTAGCTGCCACTCCCGAGGAAGATGTAGAAGAGATGCGAAAGGAGTTGACCgaagttcttggagaagatggcgtGATTGATAAGAACTCGTTGGCCAAACTGAAAAAGCTAGATAGCTTTGCCAAGGAGTCGCAGCGCCTTTGTCCTCCGTCACTAGGTACTTGAGCAAAGACATCGTCCCGCTTCATGTTTCGCCGTACTAATCGCAGCACAGTCAATATTCCCCGTATCGTCACGAGCCCTGAAGGACTCAAGACATCTACCGGGGACGTTCTTCCTACGGGAACACGCATGACCATCATGAgccacttcatcaaccaCGACCCTAAAGTATATCCCGATCCAGAGAAATTTGATCCGTTTCGCTTCTCTAGACTTCGCCAAGTTCCAGGGAACGAGACTAAATACCAGCACGCATCAACAggtcttgacaacatcaatTTCGGGCACGGTATTTGGGCATGTCCTGGTCGGTTCTTTGCCAGCGCTCAGATTAAGGTGGTGCTTGCACATCTACTCAAAAACTATCATGTTaagctcaagaagggcaCTGATAAGCCAGGGCAAATTCATTATGGCTTGGCTATCTTGCCTGATGCACAGGCTGAGATCATGTTTAAGTCGCGGAAATAACATCAGCTAGCCAGTGCAGTACAATGTTAGTGGTGTCTTTCAACACGATCTATAAATAGAATATTTATTCTCTACGTATTTGGTCATGTGGCAAAAAGATAACTATTGGAAAGTGCACCAATTCTTTTCATTAGCTATAAGTTGTGGTTTTGTATCCCAAAGATTACAAGATatagc encodes:
- a CDS encoding membrane dipeptidase, encoding MAPTPDESLSQAHALLKRVPLIDGHNDFPYIIRGWFRNNFELFSPGIHNMPIGQTDLTRLRKGLVGGQFWSAFVPIPKTNHALGKLECLMKTLQQIDTIHLLVETFSEYFGAVNSSKDIETIFKSGRIASLIGVEGLHQIADSSSVVRLFHKLGVRYITLCHDGDNLYADSSNGKNKNGGLSSHGLEMIREMNRIGMIVDLSHTSTDTQKQVLGVSQAPVIFSHSSCNSLLPSPRNVTDEALDLLKTNNGLIMICFLPNLVNANGVQGAVVDQVIDHIIYAGQRIGFKHVGIGSDFDGMLQGPKDLDDVSRYPQLVGKLLDRELSEDVITQVLGGNIIRVLGEVEAVSRELKGQVPVLSDEIEEVWTSEQKDILTRMGTSRSSQGFSN